In Nitrospiria bacterium, a single genomic region encodes these proteins:
- a CDS encoding helix-turn-helix transcriptional regulator produces the protein MLKQLPVFWYHERVSIGLCIKRWRLKRGLSTSEVEQRAGLSPTSIHWLETGQRDTPISMMASIADVFGIPVSWLYGDPDQLDALTLDDPEESPGPDSPLNGSVDPVMEQILRARPAERNLFHLLSVLIQNGEEKHLRAAEINLRSLIKQTRRSLIPWENRQPGNFDPPSD, from the coding sequence ATGTTGAAACAATTACCTGTATTTTGGTATCATGAAAGGGTGTCAATCGGGCTTTGTATAAAACGCTGGCGTTTGAAGCGCGGGCTTTCAACCTCGGAAGTTGAACAAAGGGCGGGCTTATCCCCCACATCTATCCATTGGCTGGAAACTGGGCAACGGGATACACCGATATCGATGATGGCATCCATCGCCGATGTTTTCGGGATACCGGTATCGTGGCTATATGGTGACCCCGACCAACTCGATGCATTAACTCTGGATGACCCCGAAGAGAGTCCAGGTCCGGATAGCCCTTTGAATGGATCGGTGGATCCCGTGATGGAGCAGATTCTTCGAGCCCGTCCCGCAGAACGGAACCTATTTCATCTGTTGTCTGTTCTAATCCAAAATGGGGAGGAAAAACACCTTCGCGCAGCGGAAATCAACCTTCGGAGCCTAATTAAGCAGACCCGGCGTTCTCTCATTCCGTGGGAAAACCGACAGCCTGGAAATTTTGACCCTCCCAGCGATTAA
- the pyrF gene encoding orotidine-5'-phosphate decarboxylase — protein MKTQSLSPQQRIIFALDFPSFDEARPYIEELKDHVGIFKIGWTLFMGDGLNVINKIQKITGANKFFLDFKFSSHTINDIPKQRGGVKAVFLSRSQDIEFITVHTHEEEKAVSEVVKQFKTGEVKVLGVTVLTSSGREDIEGIGQRKTVEERVLDLARKAKNAGCHGVVCSGQEARSVRAEFGKDFIIITPGIRPQGSHIHQDDQRRTVTPGDAVRNGADYIVVGRPISEAKDPIEAAQKIAKEIQEALKQ, from the coding sequence TTGAAAACACAATCCCTTTCACCTCAACAAAGGATTATTTTTGCTCTCGATTTCCCTTCATTTGATGAAGCACGTCCCTATATAGAAGAATTGAAGGATCATGTTGGTATATTTAAGATTGGCTGGACTCTTTTTATGGGGGATGGACTCAATGTCATCAATAAAATACAAAAAATAACAGGCGCAAATAAATTCTTTTTAGATTTTAAATTTTCCAGTCACACCATCAACGATATTCCGAAACAAAGAGGAGGGGTGAAGGCCGTTTTTTTGTCACGATCTCAGGACATTGAATTTATCACCGTCCACACACACGAGGAGGAAAAAGCGGTTTCCGAAGTGGTGAAGCAATTTAAAACAGGGGAGGTCAAAGTGCTTGGGGTGACGGTGTTAACCAGTTCAGGCAGAGAAGATATAGAAGGAATTGGCCAGCGAAAAACCGTTGAAGAAAGGGTTTTAGATCTGGCTCGAAAGGCCAAAAATGCGGGCTGTCATGGTGTGGTCTGTTCAGGACAGGAGGCCAGATCGGTTCGAGCGGAATTTGGAAAGGATTTCATCATTATCACCCCGGGGATTCGACCCCAAGGGTCCCACATTCACCAGGATGACCAACGGAGAACAGTTACCCCCGGGGACGCGGTTAGAAATGGCGCGGATTATATTGTAGTGGGTAGGCCGATTTCCGAGGCAAAGGATCCAATAGAAGCCGCTCAAAAAATTGCAAAAGAAATTCAGGAAGCCTTAAAACAATAA
- a CDS encoding SRPBCC domain-containing protein, whose protein sequence is MSIHQEINFKCKSQQIFEALTKAEQFGEFSGSPAEINPESGGKFSCFGGIISGITIENVPNKRLVQAWRVGNWEPGVYSIVKFEFEKINDRETKLVFDHTGFPEEHKGHLEQGWNERYWEPLKKYLET, encoded by the coding sequence ATGTCAATACATCAGGAAATAAATTTCAAATGCAAGTCTCAACAGATTTTTGAGGCTCTTACAAAGGCAGAACAGTTTGGTGAATTTTCGGGTTCCCCCGCAGAAATTAATCCAGAGTCCGGAGGGAAGTTTTCGTGCTTTGGTGGAATAATATCAGGTATAACAATTGAAAACGTGCCAAATAAAAGGCTTGTACAGGCGTGGCGGGTGGGTAACTGGGAGCCCGGGGTATATTCAATCGTCAAATTTGAATTTGAAAAAATAAATGATAGGGAAACCAAATTGGTCTTTGATCATACTGGATTTCCCGAAGAACATAAAGGTCATCTAGAGCAAGGTTGGAATGAAAGATATTGGGAGCCATTGAAAAAATACCTAGAAACCTAG